The Cololabis saira isolate AMF1-May2022 chromosome 20, fColSai1.1, whole genome shotgun sequence genome includes a window with the following:
- the paqr9 gene encoding membrane progesterone receptor epsilon — protein sequence MLLNCGQPSPLLRHTDVPPRVMENFILTGYRFPNYSLRDCLLSAFRPTNETGNFWTHFLPVFIFSYYFVEVFGWEGAPAAGAPFFYPLWTYYLGVLCLLMASSMAHLLNSMSLVVREVCFFVDYGTISAYTVGSSLAYYYYIHPRAGVGEKVDLNGQPEGLPTSLAKLDLFFETFYIPCACVVAIICVLSCCNTRQRWREHRYIIRTLVFLLPFLVSSTPVFYRLLTASPYSDASPSFSASTAMPGFFLRHCLWLLVSALFNISKLPERLAPGRFDIWGHSHQWFHCCTFLSILDELHMIKAEVRAVLLSPGLALGPAGPSVLPGPTVASTYGVMLLLQTTIVSILVCFSWEANCIYGPRRDQLERERPKHLKSR from the coding sequence ATGCTTCTGAACTGCGGTCAGCCGTCGCCTCTCCTGCGGCACACGGACGTGCCGCCGCGGGTCATGGAGAACTTCATCCTGACCGGCTACCGCTTCCCCAACTACAGCCTGAGGGACTGCCTGCTGTCGGCCTTCCGGCCCACCAACGAGACCGGCAACTTCTGGACGCACTTCCTGCCCGTGTTCATCTTCTCCTACTACTTTGTGGAGGTGTTCGGGTGGGAGGGCGCCCCTGCGGCCGGAGCCCCGTTCTTCTACCCCCTGTGGACGTACTACCTGGGCGTGTTGTGCCTGCTGATGGCCAGCAGCATGGCCCACCTGCTCAACTCCATGTCCCTGGTGGTCAGGGAGGTCTGCTTCTTTGTGGATTACGGTACAATCAGCGCCTACACGGTCGGCTCCTCGCTGGCGTATTACTACTACATCCACCCTCGGGCAGGAGTAGGGGAGAAAGTGGACTTGAACGGGCAACCTGAAGGCCTTCCAACATCACTTGCCAAACTGGACTTGTTCTTTGAGACCTTCTACATCCCGTGTGCGTGCGTCGTAGCGATCATCTGCGTCCTGTCTTGCTGTAACACTCGTCAGAGGTGGCGGGAGCATCGGTACATCATACGCACCCTGGTGTTCCTCCTCCCGTTCCTCGTCTCCTCCACTCCCGTCTTCTACCGCCTCCTCACCGCGTCGCCCTACTCCGACGCGTCCCCGTCCTTCTCCGCCTCCACCGCCATGCCCGGGTTCTTCCTCCGCCACTGTCTCTGGCTGCTAGTGTCGGCCCTTTTCAACATCAGCAAGCTCCCCGAGCGGCTGGCGCCGGGTCGCTTCGACATCTGGGGCCACAGCCACCAGTGGttccactgctgcaccttcctGTCCATCCTGGACGAGCTGCACATGATCAAGGCCGAGGTGAGGGCCGTCCTGCTCAGTCCCGGTCTGGCCCTGGGCCCCGCCGGCCCCTCCGTCCTGCCCGGGCCCACTGTCGCCTCCACCTACGGGGTGATGCTGCTCCTGCAGACGACCATCGTCTCCATCCTGGTGTGTTTCTCGTGGGAAGCCAACTGCATCTACGGACCAAGACGAGACCAGCTGGAGAGGGAACGCCCCAAACACTTGAAAAGCCGCTAA